In Carya illinoinensis cultivar Pawnee chromosome 16, C.illinoinensisPawnee_v1, whole genome shotgun sequence, a single window of DNA contains:
- the LOC122298467 gene encoding protein MIZU-KUSSEI 1-like: protein MPPVHSSPFFQMENPAILSLLRHSTTPGEKRTKSTGGLLKMFKLFPMLTSGCKMVALLGRPRKPLLKDNATTGTIFGYRKGRMSLAIQEDPHCMPIFVIELPMHSSAFHKEMASDIVRIALESETKTQKKKLLEEFVWAVYCNGRKTGYSIRRKQMSDDELYVMQHLRGVSMGAGVLPSPSEKETADGELTYMRARFERVVGSKDSESLYMINPDGAAGPELSIFFVRAH, encoded by the coding sequence ATGCCTCCTGTCCACTCTAGCCCGTTCTTCCAAATGGAGAATCCCGCAATACTATCCTTGCTCCGGCATAGTACTACTCCGGGGGAGAAACGTACAAAATCCACCGGCGGGCTCCTGAAAATGTTCAAGCTCTTCCCCATGTTGACCTCAGGGTGCAAGATGGTGGCACTTTTGGGCAGACCCAGAAAGCCTCTACTCAAAGACAATGCCACAACGGGTACTATCTTCGGTTATCGCAAAGGGAGAATGAGTCTAGCCATTCAAGAGGACCCTCATTGCATGCCCATCTTCGTCATCGAGCTGCCCATGCACAGCAGTGCTTTCCACAAGGAAATGGCGTCGGACATCGTAAGAATTGCGCTGGAGAGTGAAACTAAAACCCAGAAAAAGAAGCTGTTAGAGGAGTTTGTTTGGGCAGTATACTGTAATGGAAGAAAGACTGGGTATTCCATCAGGAGAAAGCAAATGTCCGACGATGAACTTTATGTCATGCAGCATTTGCGAGGGGTTTCCATGGGCGCCGGGGTTCTTCCCAGCCCCTCGGAAAAGGAAACGGCGGATGGGGAATTGACGTACATGAGAGCAAGATTCGAAAGAGTTGTTGGATCTAAGGATTCTGAATCTTTGTACATGATAAATCCTGATGGTGCAGCAGGGCCAGAATTGAGTATTTTCTTTGTGAGGGCTCATTAG